Proteins encoded within one genomic window of Equus quagga isolate Etosha38 unplaced genomic scaffold, UCLA_HA_Equagga_1.0 132591_RagTag, whole genome shotgun sequence:
- the LOC124232853 gene encoding interleukin-32-like isoform X2, with product MGYPKHNTLDRWLDGIEVQPQGEGQVDLCLEDLEDKLSENFLDAVEEHHRKNNSESAPLLPDMKSELRRRAQKSSVPNPEPEGPGILEVEAPEAPEPEESFWVRAWRSFMGMLQRLKQRLQAVLAWVREKVAAGWQALCSVAQFINSLLESFCSYMAGLFRYHIQV from the exons ATGGGCTACCCCAAG CACAACACTTTAGACCGATGGCTTGATGGTATCGAAGTTCAACCCCAAGGAGAGGGACAG GTCGATTTATGCCTAGAAGACCTGGAG gacaaATTGAGTGAAAACTTTCTTGACGCCGTGGAGGAGCACCATCGGAAGAACAACTCA GAATCTGCTCCTTTACTTCCTGACATGAAGTCCGAGTTACGTCGCAGAGCTCAGAAGTCCTCTGTCCCCAACCCTGAACCTGAGGGTCCAGGGATCCTGGAAGTTGAGGCTCCAGAGGCACCCGAGCCTGAAGAAAGCTTTTGGGTCAGAGCATGGAGGTCGTTCATGGGGATGCTACAGCGACTGAAGCAGAGGTTGCAGGCTGTACTGGCCTGGGTGCGAGAGAAGGTGGCTGCTGGCTGGCAGGCCCTTTGCAGTGTGGCCCAGTTCATTAATAGTCTGCTTGAGAGTTTCTGCTCCTATATGGCTGGGTTGTTTAGGTACCACATCCAGGTCTAG
- the LOC124232853 gene encoding interleukin-32-like isoform X1 codes for MGYPKTSREDNERWKILFHNTLDRWLDGIEVQPQGEGQVDLCLEDLEDKLSENFLDAVEEHHRKNNSESAPLLPDMKSELRRRAQKSSVPNPEPEGPGILEVEAPEAPEPEESFWVRAWRSFMGMLQRLKQRLQAVLAWVREKVAAGWQALCSVAQFINSLLESFCSYMAGLFRYHIQV; via the exons ATGGGCTACCCCAAG ACGTCCAGAGAAGACAATGAACGTTGGAAGATCCTATTT CACAACACTTTAGACCGATGGCTTGATGGTATCGAAGTTCAACCCCAAGGAGAGGGACAG GTCGATTTATGCCTAGAAGACCTGGAG gacaaATTGAGTGAAAACTTTCTTGACGCCGTGGAGGAGCACCATCGGAAGAACAACTCA GAATCTGCTCCTTTACTTCCTGACATGAAGTCCGAGTTACGTCGCAGAGCTCAGAAGTCCTCTGTCCCCAACCCTGAACCTGAGGGTCCAGGGATCCTGGAAGTTGAGGCTCCAGAGGCACCCGAGCCTGAAGAAAGCTTTTGGGTCAGAGCATGGAGGTCGTTCATGGGGATGCTACAGCGACTGAAGCAGAGGTTGCAGGCTGTACTGGCCTGGGTGCGAGAGAAGGTGGCTGCTGGCTGGCAGGCCCTTTGCAGTGTGGCCCAGTTCATTAATAGTCTGCTTGAGAGTTTCTGCTCCTATATGGCTGGGTTGTTTAGGTACCACATCCAGGTCTAG